Proteins co-encoded in one Candidatus Stoquefichus sp. SB1 genomic window:
- a CDS encoding D-alanyl-D-alanine carboxypeptidase family protein, producing MKKYLCLLLAGMFILTGCSHEEDKTAPALKLTKTRVQVGLNSQIDYTSFIEKAVDEVDGDLISAVQYNEIDTSKLGQSQIKYTVKDESGNESIQTLTVDVVKYFKNGIYSPLNVTPDTVENPEDVTVLVNKVHAIPEGWVPDDLQPVIDNKNQKLRKEANEAYTKFYNAAKEKGIDIYSISGYRTNATQKLYWNNQVKVYGEEYASQYSAYPGRSEHQLGLAIDISYTTQGDRLSEKVATSPLGKFIVSDAYKYGFILRYQKDKVAITNYGYEPWHMRYVGVELATKLHESGLTLEEYYKQ from the coding sequence ATGAAGAAATATTTATGTTTATTATTAGCTGGAATGTTTATTTTAACTGGTTGTAGTCATGAAGAAGATAAAACAGCACCAGCATTAAAATTAACCAAAACAAGAGTACAGGTTGGATTAAATTCACAAATTGATTATACTTCTTTTATTGAAAAAGCAGTAGATGAAGTGGATGGTGATTTAATATCAGCTGTTCAATATAATGAGATTGATACATCAAAACTTGGACAATCTCAAATTAAATACACTGTCAAAGATGAATCAGGAAATGAAAGTATACAAACATTAACAGTAGATGTTGTGAAATATTTTAAAAATGGTATTTATAGTCCTTTAAATGTGACACCAGATACAGTTGAAAACCCTGAAGATGTAACAGTGCTTGTGAATAAAGTTCATGCTATTCCAGAGGGGTGGGTACCTGATGATTTACAGCCTGTGATTGATAATAAAAATCAAAAGTTGAGAAAAGAAGCCAATGAGGCATATACAAAATTTTATAATGCGGCTAAAGAAAAAGGTATTGATATTTATTCAATTTCAGGATATCGTACAAATGCAACACAAAAGTTATATTGGAATAATCAGGTGAAAGTCTATGGTGAGGAATACGCATCTCAATATAGTGCCTATCCTGGTAGAAGTGAACATCAACTGGGATTAGCGATTGATATTTCTTATACGACACAAGGTGATCGTTTAAGTGAAAAAGTTGCAACAAGTCCACTAGGAAAATTTATTGTCAGTGATGCTTATAAATACGGATTTATTTTAAGATATCAAAAAGATAAAGTTGCAATTACAAATTATGGTTATGAACCATGGCATATGCGTTATGTAGGTGTGGAACTTGCGACAAAACTTCATGAAAGTGGCTTAACTTTGGAAGAGTATTATAAACAATAG
- a CDS encoding dUTP diphosphatase encodes MEKAKFYKVSYQQFEESYLDYDPKASQESIQQIYDELELPKRATRGSAGYDFYTPVDVYLKPGETIKIPTGIRCEMNESWVLMIYPRSGLGFKYRLQLNNTVGVIDSDYFYSDNEGHIFIKMTNDSNEEKNVDVKKGQGIAQGIFMQYGIVEDDDATQVRNGGFGSTTK; translated from the coding sequence ATGGAGAAAGCAAAATTTTATAAAGTGTCATATCAGCAATTTGAAGAAAGTTATTTAGATTATGATCCAAAGGCATCTCAAGAATCTATTCAACAGATATATGATGAATTGGAATTGCCAAAACGTGCAACACGAGGATCAGCAGGATATGATTTTTATACACCGGTTGATGTTTATTTGAAACCGGGTGAAACAATCAAGATTCCAACAGGAATAAGATGTGAAATGAATGAAAGTTGGGTATTGATGATTTATCCTAGAAGTGGATTGGGTTTTAAATATAGATTACAGTTGAATAATACAGTAGGTGTTATTGATAGCGATTATTTTTATTCAGATAATGAAGGTCATATTTTTATTAAGATGACTAATGATTCTAATGAAGAAAAAAATGTAGATGTAAAAAAAGGTCAAGGTATTGCTCAAGGAATCTTTATGCAGTATGGGATAGTGGAAGATGATGACGCTACTCAAGTGCGTAATGGAGGATTTGGAAGCACTACGAAGTAA
- a CDS encoding CapA family protein, which yields MKKIIVFVVAMLLMVGCSSQKDADNKTPVTQDKTVSFTAVGDNLMHQLLIDNAKKGDDYDFSSYYQNIQSYIQKADLAFVNQETILGGGKPSGYPNFNTPDVMAKNLQDVGFDIVNGATNHSLDKGGEAILHSINVFKKYKDMHYIGLYESQEKRDDITVVEKNGIKIALLSYNQLTNGHKMPNSYCMNLFDEETIRKDVENAKEISDFVIVSCHWGNEYDTQANAFQKKYAKLFADLGVDVIIGTHSHTLQPIEWVEGKEGHKTLVAYSLGNFVSGMMEEETQLEGMLSFDLKKEDNRTSIENVVLTPLVNHYEITNLKDAYGTRKGFTVYRMKDYTEELAKKHGLNGYQGISIDLNKMKDKVQKRITSGIQIDM from the coding sequence ATGAAAAAAATTATTGTATTCGTTGTTGCGATGTTATTAATGGTTGGATGTTCAAGTCAAAAAGATGCTGATAATAAGACACCTGTTACTCAGGATAAAACAGTTTCGTTCACTGCTGTAGGTGATAATTTAATGCATCAGTTATTAATAGATAATGCGAAAAAAGGTGATGATTATGACTTTTCTTCGTATTATCAGAATATTCAATCTTATATTCAAAAAGCTGATTTGGCTTTTGTGAATCAGGAAACAATTTTAGGTGGTGGAAAACCATCAGGATATCCTAATTTTAATACACCAGATGTCATGGCTAAAAATTTACAGGATGTTGGTTTTGATATTGTTAATGGAGCAACAAATCATAGTTTAGATAAAGGTGGAGAAGCAATTCTTCATTCTATAAATGTTTTTAAGAAGTATAAAGATATGCATTATATTGGTTTGTATGAGTCACAAGAAAAAAGAGATGATATTACAGTTGTAGAAAAGAATGGTATTAAAATTGCTTTATTATCTTATAATCAGTTAACAAATGGACATAAGATGCCCAATTCCTATTGTATGAATTTGTTTGATGAAGAAACGATTCGAAAAGATGTTGAAAATGCAAAAGAAATTAGTGATTTTGTGATTGTTTCATGTCATTGGGGAAATGAATATGATACACAAGCCAATGCTTTTCAAAAAAAATATGCTAAGTTATTTGCAGATTTAGGTGTTGATGTGATTATTGGTACACATTCTCACACTTTACAACCAATAGAATGGGTAGAAGGAAAAGAAGGTCATAAAACATTAGTGGCTTATAGTCTTGGTAATTTTGTAAGTGGAATGATGGAAGAAGAAACACAATTAGAAGGTATGTTATCATTTGATTTAAAGAAAGAAGATAATCGTACATCAATTGAAAATGTTGTTTTAACACCTTTGGTTAATCATTATGAGATTACGAATCTTAAAGATGCTTATGGAACAAGAAAAGGATTTACTGTTTATCGTATGAAAGATTATACTGAGGAACTTGCTAAAAAGCATGGTTTAAATGGATATCAGGGAATTTCAATTGATTTAAATAAGATGAAGGATAAGGTTCAAAAGAGAATAACAAGTGGTATCCAAATAGATATGTAA
- a CDS encoding CDP-alcohol phosphatidyltransferase family protein: MIGYYNYTVILTYLSLISALFGTHLAFRGNTVGSLICLLLCGAFDSFDGMVARTKKDRTEEEKKFGIQIDSLADMFSFGIFPALIGYTMGLDSWIWFVIFALYAVCAVSRLGYFNVAEEMRQKETTEKRKYYQGLPVTSSSLIFPAIYLLRYFLTPMLTYSIYGWVMLIVAIAFVVDFAVPKPGFKGILGMVGIGVLVCIGLVFL; encoded by the coding sequence ATGATTGGTTATTATAATTATACGGTTATATTAACGTATTTGAGTCTAATAAGTGCACTATTTGGGACACATTTGGCTTTTAGAGGCAATACTGTAGGATCTTTAATCTGTCTGTTATTATGTGGTGCCTTTGATTCCTTTGATGGGATGGTTGCGCGTACCAAAAAAGATCGAACTGAAGAAGAAAAAAAGTTTGGAATTCAAATCGATTCATTAGCTGATATGTTTAGTTTTGGGATATTTCCTGCATTAATTGGATATACCATGGGATTGGATAGTTGGATTTGGTTTGTTATTTTTGCATTATATGCAGTATGTGCGGTCAGTAGATTAGGATATTTTAATGTAGCTGAGGAAATGCGTCAAAAAGAGACGACTGAAAAGAGAAAATATTATCAGGGGCTACCAGTGACAAGTTCGTCATTGATTTTTCCAGCTATTTATTTATTAAGATATTTTTTAACACCAATGTTAACTTATAGTATTTATGGTTGGGTTATGCTTATTGTTGCAATTGCATTTGTTGTGGATTTTGCTGTGCCTAAACCTGGTTTTAAAGGTATTTTGGGGATGGTTGGAATCGGTGTGCTTGTTTGCATAGGATTGGTATTTTTATAA
- a CDS encoding phosphatidylserine decarboxylase, which produces MNSFLSKHKIQPFIQKNHIDMSQYIVQDYHSYNDFFTRQIKREYRPFSKDSHTLIAPADSKLTYYPIFQDTHLKIKDSLYSLEDLLQNQELAHSYQGGVCLIFRLTVDDYHRYCFIDNGTKEDDHYIPGIFHTVNPIANDYYPIYKQNARSYSLLHTENFDDVIYMEVGAMMVGKIVNHSKTSFQKGEEKGYFEFGGSTIVMLLKANIIDIDEDIIKNSMTHDETRVLMGEKIGVKRV; this is translated from the coding sequence ATGAATAGTTTTTTATCTAAGCATAAAATTCAACCATTTATTCAAAAAAATCATATTGATATGAGTCAATATATCGTTCAAGATTATCATAGTTATAATGATTTTTTTACAAGACAAATTAAAAGAGAATATCGCCCATTTTCTAAAGATAGTCATACTTTAATAGCACCAGCAGATTCTAAATTGACGTATTATCCAATTTTTCAAGATACTCATTTAAAAATAAAAGATTCTTTATATTCATTGGAGGATTTATTACAGAATCAAGAATTGGCACATAGTTATCAAGGTGGTGTCTGTTTGATTTTTAGATTGACAGTAGATGATTATCATCGTTACTGTTTTATTGATAATGGTACAAAAGAAGATGATCATTATATTCCAGGTATTTTTCATACTGTCAATCCAATAGCAAATGATTATTATCCTATTTATAAACAAAATGCACGTTCATATTCATTATTACATACAGAGAATTTTGATGATGTGATTTATATGGAAGTAGGAGCTATGATGGTTGGGAAGATAGTCAATCATTCGAAAACAAGTTTTCAAAAAGGTGAAGAAAAAGGATATTTTGAATTTGGGGGATCAACAATTGTTATGTTGTTGAAGGCCAATATTATTGATATAGATGAAGATATTATAAAGAACTCAATGACTCATGATGAGACACGTGTTCTGATGGGTGAAAAAATAGGTGTAAAAAGAGTGTAA
- a CDS encoding ParA family protein has product MSKVIAVTNQKGGVGKTTTSVNLSAALAYMGKKVLLIDIDPQANATQGIGVDRAELDLTVYDAITQNTPLKEIIIPTDVERLDIVPANIDLAGVEIELSQVKTGREQRLKNALASQRDKYDYVIVDCPPALGLLNTNALTASDSVLIPVQCEYYALEGLTQLLNTILLTQKVFNEDLTIEGVLLTMLDSRTNLGIEVSQEVRKYFREKVYDVVIPRNIKLSEAPSEGLNIFDYDSSSEGAKSYAKLAKEVVKRNGNS; this is encoded by the coding sequence ATGTCAAAAGTTATAGCCGTTACAAATCAAAAGGGTGGTGTAGGGAAAACCACAACAAGTGTCAATTTAAGTGCGGCACTTGCATATATGGGTAAAAAAGTGCTATTGATTGATATTGATCCTCAAGCGAATGCGACTCAGGGAATAGGTGTTGATCGTGCTGAATTAGATTTAACTGTCTATGATGCAATTACTCAAAATACACCATTAAAAGAAATTATTATTCCAACTGATGTTGAACGTTTAGATATTGTTCCGGCTAATATTGATTTAGCTGGGGTAGAAATAGAACTTTCTCAAGTAAAAACAGGGAGAGAACAAAGATTAAAAAATGCTCTAGCGTCACAAAGAGATAAATATGATTATGTGATTGTAGATTGTCCCCCAGCTTTAGGGCTATTAAATACAAATGCATTAACGGCATCTGATTCAGTATTGATTCCTGTTCAGTGTGAGTATTATGCTTTAGAGGGATTGACACAATTATTAAATACTATTTTATTAACACAGAAGGTTTTTAATGAAGATTTAACAATTGAAGGTGTTTTATTAACAATGTTAGATTCTCGTACAAATTTAGGAATTGAAGTCTCACAGGAAGTGAGAAAATATTTTAGAGAAAAAGTTTATGATGTTGTTATTCCAAGAAATATTAAGTTATCAGAGGCTCCTTCAGAAGGATTGAATATTTTTGATTATGATAGTAGTTCTGAAGGTGCAAAGTCATATGCAAAATTGGCTAAGGAAGTGGTGAAACGTAATGGCAACAGCTAA
- a CDS encoding ParB/RepB/Spo0J family partition protein, which translates to MATAKKSKKLGKGLDAIFGDASQGGDLQSVIDAIEKKAPNLSHVLIPLKDIRPNPYQPRKHFDEEKLNELAQSIKEHGIFQPIIVKESIQGYEIVAGERRFRAASIVGLAEVPAIIVDFTDQQMMEIALLENIQREDLNAIEEAQAYQTMMKKLKLTQEELAKRVGKSRAHIANTVRLLKMPKKMQDYVLEGQLTMGHIKPLITIDEKKALEVAQKAIDQQLSVREVEDIVKGIKLQAARIAKPKEAKPKEYVYVEGLLRKKYRTKIKVADNSITIKYTDTKDLNRILELMGVIEEEL; encoded by the coding sequence ATGGCAACAGCTAAGAAATCAAAGAAGTTAGGAAAAGGATTAGATGCTATTTTTGGTGATGCATCACAAGGTGGCGATTTACAGTCAGTTATTGATGCAATTGAAAAGAAAGCACCCAATTTATCACATGTTCTTATTCCATTAAAGGATATTAGACCTAATCCATATCAGCCACGAAAACATTTTGATGAAGAAAAATTAAATGAGTTGGCACAATCAATTAAAGAACATGGTATTTTTCAGCCAATCATTGTGAAAGAATCTATACAAGGTTATGAAATTGTAGCAGGTGAAAGACGTTTTAGAGCAGCATCTATTGTTGGATTAGCTGAAGTACCAGCTATTATTGTTGATTTTACTGATCAGCAAATGATGGAAATTGCCTTATTAGAAAATATTCAGCGTGAAGATCTAAATGCAATTGAAGAAGCTCAAGCATATCAGACAATGATGAAAAAATTAAAGTTAACACAAGAAGAATTAGCAAAGCGTGTAGGAAAATCAAGAGCACATATTGCTAATACTGTGAGATTGTTAAAGATGCCTAAAAAGATGCAGGATTATGTTTTAGAAGGGCAATTAACAATGGGACATATTAAGCCACTTATTACAATTGATGAAAAGAAAGCTTTGGAAGTGGCACAAAAAGCAATAGATCAACAATTGTCTGTAAGAGAAGTTGAAGATATTGTGAAAGGTATTAAATTACAGGCAGCAAGAATTGCTAAGCCTAAGGAAGCAAAACCAAAAGAATATGTATATGTAGAAGGATTACTCAGAAAGAAATATCGTACAAAGATTAAAGTTGCTGATAATTCAATTACAATTAAATATACAGATACGAAAGATTTAAATAGAATATTAGAATTAATGGGAGTTATAGAGGAAGAACTTTAA
- a CDS encoding MATE family efflux transporter, with protein MKKSMNLLEGPIFKTLMTLALPIMGTSLIQMAYNLIDMIWIGRIGASAVAAVGSAGMYMWLSNGISTLAKMGGQVCVGQAIGSQQKKQATQYASATIQLGILFGILYGVITLICYRPMISFFHLTSQEVIQQAEIYLIVTCGFVVINFINQIFTSLMTAIGNSHHPFIATTVGLILNIILDPFLIFGLNMGVLGAAIATVISQLIVLMMMIYYAKKDKILFDEMKLKTRNPQYIYAKIIKIGLPTGLQSLCFTFISMVIARFIAGYGDVAIAVQKVGSQIESISWMSAEGFGNALNAFVAQNYGAGNIERVKKGTYSALKTCVVWGILTTAILYFFPQIIFQIFITEKDVIPLGVDYLQILAFSQLFMCIESTLAGTLNGLGKTFIPSCVSVTLTAARIPLVMLLSATVLALNGIWWAISLSSIAKGLVIAICYYFVIKKINKKQDGLFN; from the coding sequence ATGAAAAAATCAATGAATTTATTAGAGGGTCCAATCTTTAAAACCCTTATGACATTAGCATTGCCAATTATGGGAACATCTTTAATCCAAATGGCTTACAATCTTATCGATATGATTTGGATTGGAAGAATTGGGGCCAGTGCTGTAGCGGCTGTAGGAAGTGCAGGGATGTATATGTGGTTGTCCAATGGCATTAGTACACTTGCTAAAATGGGAGGCCAGGTTTGTGTTGGACAGGCAATTGGTTCACAACAGAAAAAGCAGGCAACTCAATATGCTTCAGCAACAATTCAACTCGGAATCTTGTTTGGAATATTATATGGAGTTATAACTCTTATTTGTTATCGACCAATGATTAGTTTCTTTCATTTAACTTCTCAAGAAGTGATTCAACAGGCTGAAATATATTTGATTGTGACTTGTGGATTTGTGGTAATTAATTTTATAAATCAAATTTTTACCAGTTTAATGACAGCGATTGGAAATAGCCATCATCCTTTTATAGCTACAACAGTAGGATTAATACTAAATATTATCCTTGACCCATTCCTTATTTTTGGATTGAATATGGGAGTATTAGGTGCTGCAATTGCTACTGTTATTTCACAATTGATTGTTTTAATGATGATGATTTATTATGCAAAAAAAGATAAGATTTTATTTGATGAAATGAAATTAAAAACACGAAATCCTCAATATATCTATGCTAAAATTATAAAGATTGGATTACCAACTGGATTACAAAGTTTATGTTTTACTTTTATTTCAATGGTTATTGCAAGATTTATAGCTGGATATGGTGATGTCGCTATTGCAGTACAAAAAGTAGGTTCACAAATAGAATCTATTTCATGGATGAGTGCTGAAGGATTTGGAAATGCATTAAATGCTTTTGTGGCTCAAAACTATGGAGCAGGTAATATTGAACGTGTTAAGAAGGGAACGTACTCTGCTTTAAAGACATGTGTTGTTTGGGGTATTTTAACAACAGCAATCCTTTATTTTTTTCCACAAATCATCTTTCAAATCTTTATAACTGAAAAAGACGTTATTCCACTAGGTGTAGATTACTTACAGATTCTTGCTTTCTCGCAATTATTTATGTGTATTGAAAGTACTTTGGCTGGAACATTAAATGGTTTAGGAAAAACATTCATACCATCTTGTGTATCAGTGACTTTAACAGCTGCTAGAATTCCTCTAGTGATGTTGTTATCAGCGACTGTACTAGCCTTAAATGGAATCTGGTGGGCAATTTCTCTATCAAGTATTGCAAAAGGATTGGTTATTGCAATTTGTTATTATTTTGTTATTAAAAAAATAAATAAAAAACAAGATGGCTTATTTAATTAA
- a CDS encoding MurR/RpiR family transcriptional regulator translates to MLIKEKLKDTHTFSEIEKCIAQYILNINLNIKKESVRHIAEHTYTSPSSVMRFCQKLGFEGYVDFREAYIQEIEYLSSHFQDIDANFPFQPNDKNVVIANKIGILYEETIKDTLALIHHDTLQQAANMLEKAKNIYVCSSGASKDIAKVFKDNMLKIGKTVISYHNTSDIYYEACFQDQTSCFIIISYSGETSRAVRVAQKLKERHIPMIAITSYGHNTVTNLCECCLYISTRQKLITNLGNFSINLSILYILDILYANCFHFHYQKYLSDKIKYSQEMEIDRKSDNPILKDDLIK, encoded by the coding sequence ATGCTAATAAAAGAAAAGTTAAAAGACACACATACATTTTCAGAGATAGAAAAATGTATTGCTCAATACATATTAAACATCAATCTTAATATAAAAAAAGAAAGTGTCCGACATATTGCCGAACACACTTATACATCTCCTTCATCAGTAATGAGATTCTGTCAAAAATTAGGCTTTGAAGGATATGTTGATTTTAGAGAAGCTTATATCCAAGAAATAGAATACTTATCTTCTCATTTTCAAGATATTGACGCTAATTTTCCATTTCAACCCAATGATAAAAATGTTGTAATTGCTAATAAAATAGGAATACTTTATGAAGAGACAATCAAAGATACTCTTGCCTTAATTCACCATGACACTCTTCAACAAGCCGCTAATATGCTTGAAAAAGCCAAAAATATTTATGTTTGCTCATCAGGCGCATCAAAAGATATTGCCAAAGTTTTTAAAGATAATATGCTGAAAATTGGGAAAACTGTGATTTCTTATCATAATACAAGTGATATTTATTATGAAGCTTGCTTTCAAGATCAAACAAGTTGTTTTATCATTATTTCTTATTCAGGCGAAACATCTCGTGCTGTTAGGGTGGCTCAAAAACTCAAGGAGCGCCATATACCGATGATTGCTATTACATCATACGGACACAATACTGTTACAAATCTATGTGAATGTTGTTTATATATATCTACAAGACAAAAATTAATTACTAATCTTGGTAACTTTTCAATTAATTTATCTATCCTTTATATTCTTGATATTCTTTATGCAAATTGTTTTCATTTCCATTATCAAAAATATTTATCTGATAAAATAAAGTACTCTCAAGAAATGGAAATTGATAGAAAATCTGATAACCCTATTTTAAAAGATGACTTAATTAAATAA
- a CDS encoding PTS sugar transporter subunit IIC codes for MDAFADKLGRVGAWCGQNKYLSAIKNAFQNFMPATIAGAIGVLWTNVLINDNVVNGAPQGLGSLLPIVMKLEPLNAIFSAIQFATISCISIGIVILVAQEIGEMNGETGVFSAVLGFVSWMVVTPNTYSLSGQTVTLADHTTKTVADFLPQGASVADFGGISSSYTGATGLFTALIIGIVALEIFGLLRKMEVLKIKMPEQVPPGVAKSFEVLIPAFLTVVAIGGIGFIVHSLTGNYVNDLIYTLVQEPLGRVIGNNLLAVLLLFVVISLFWLVGIHGNNMVEAVNQSIFRPLLYANTAAYTSANYSGQQDIPNILNLTMLEMFGKWGGSGLTLSLVIAIFIFGKREDNRAIATLSVVPGLFNINETVTFGLPIVLNPILGIPFILAPCLSITIGYFLTMIGFCPKVVLEVPWTMPPLLMGFLATGGNIMGAISQLIVIVICVIVYAPFLMAYEKYQNKQSQKVS; via the coding sequence ATGGATGCTTTTGCTGATAAGCTCGGTCGTGTTGGGGCATGGTGTGGACAAAATAAATATTTGTCAGCAATTAAAAATGCTTTTCAAAATTTTATGCCAGCAACGATTGCTGGAGCTATTGGTGTATTATGGACAAATGTATTGATTAATGACAATGTTGTCAATGGTGCACCACAAGGGTTGGGAAGTCTTTTACCAATTGTAATGAAGTTGGAACCATTGAATGCTATTTTTTCAGCTATACAATTTGCGACAATCTCATGTATTTCAATTGGAATAGTTATTCTCGTTGCTCAAGAAATTGGGGAAATGAATGGAGAAACTGGAGTTTTTAGTGCTGTGTTAGGATTTGTATCATGGATGGTTGTTACACCTAACACCTATAGTTTGAGTGGACAAACAGTAACTTTAGCTGATCATACAACGAAAACAGTTGCAGATTTTTTACCACAAGGAGCTAGTGTTGCAGATTTTGGTGGAATTTCATCATCTTATACAGGAGCAACAGGTTTATTTACAGCATTAATTATTGGGATTGTTGCATTAGAGATTTTTGGATTATTGAGAAAGATGGAAGTGTTAAAAATTAAAATGCCAGAACAAGTTCCACCTGGTGTTGCTAAATCGTTTGAAGTTCTTATTCCTGCTTTTTTAACGGTTGTGGCAATCGGAGGTATTGGATTTATTGTACATAGTTTAACAGGCAATTATGTCAATGACTTAATTTATACTTTAGTTCAAGAACCGTTAGGTCGAGTGATTGGTAATAATTTACTTGCTGTTTTATTACTTTTTGTTGTCATTTCACTATTTTGGCTAGTTGGTATTCATGGAAATAACATGGTAGAGGCAGTTAATCAATCTATCTTTAGACCATTATTATATGCGAATACAGCAGCTTATACATCTGCAAATTATAGTGGACAACAGGATATTCCAAATATTTTGAATTTAACAATGTTAGAAATGTTTGGGAAATGGGGTGGATCTGGATTAACGTTGTCACTGGTTATTGCTATATTTATTTTTGGAAAACGTGAAGATAATCGAGCAATTGCAACTTTATCAGTTGTACCTGGGCTATTCAACATTAATGAAACAGTGACATTTGGATTACCAATTGTTTTAAATCCTATATTAGGAATACCTTTTATCTTAGCACCATGTTTATCTATTACAATTGGTTATTTCTTAACAATGATAGGTTTCTGTCCAAAAGTTGTTTTGGAAGTACCATGGACTATGCCACCATTATTAATGGGATTCCTAGCAACTGGTGGTAATATTATGGGGGCTATTTCTCAACTAATTGTTATAGTTATTTGTGTTATTGTTTATGCTCCATTTTTAATGGCATATGAAAAATATCAAAATAAACAATCGCAAAAAGTGAGTTAA
- a CDS encoding 6-phospho-beta-glucosidase, producing the protein MKNAVKIVTIGGGSSYTPELMEGFIKRYDELPIREIWLVDIEDGKEKMEIVGAMAQRMWDASPYDVKVHMTLDRREALPGADFVTTQFRVGLLNARIKDERIPFSYGMLGQETNGAGGIFKAFRTIPVILGIVEDMKELCPDAWLINFTNPSGMVTEAVMKYGQWDKVIGLCNVPVSAMMKEPETIGKTLDQLTYKFAGLNHFHWHKVYDENGKEVTQDIIDAMYEGKDSGIPANIHDVPYFKEQLDTMKMLPCGYHRYYYRQQEMLAHGLEEYTDPKVGTRGQQVKQTEAELFELYKDPNLDHKPEQLAKRGGAHYSDAACETIASIYSNANRHIVVTTRNNGAVPDLPADCAVEVSAYIGATGAKAIAFGELQPAEKGWLQCMKNMEHCVEAAAVTGDYGMALQAFILNPQIPSGEKAKQVLDELLLAHKKYLPQFAEKIAELEAAGVTIKDDVARELTEKGL; encoded by the coding sequence ATGAAGAATGCAGTTAAAATTGTTACAATCGGTGGAGGAAGTAGTTATACTCCAGAATTAATGGAAGGATTTATCAAAAGATACGATGAACTTCCTATCAGAGAAATTTGGTTAGTTGATATTGAAGATGGTAAGGAAAAAATGGAAATCGTTGGTGCTATGGCTCAACGTATGTGGGATGCATCTCCTTATGATGTCAAAGTGCACATGACTTTGGATCGTAGAGAAGCATTACCAGGTGCTGACTTTGTCACAACTCAATTTAGAGTTGGTTTATTGAATGCTCGTATCAAGGATGAAAGAATTCCTTTCTCTTATGGAATGCTTGGACAAGAAACAAATGGTGCTGGAGGAATCTTCAAAGCTTTTAGAACAATTCCAGTCATCTTAGGTATTGTAGAAGACATGAAAGAATTATGTCCTGATGCTTGGCTCATCAACTTCACAAATCCAAGTGGAATGGTGACAGAAGCAGTCATGAAATATGGTCAATGGGACAAAGTTATTGGATTATGTAATGTCCCAGTTAGTGCAATGATGAAAGAACCAGAAACAATTGGAAAAACATTAGATCAATTAACTTATAAGTTCGCTGGATTAAACCATTTCCACTGGCATAAAGTTTATGATGAAAATGGAAAAGAAGTCACTCAAGATATTATTGATGCAATGTATGAAGGTAAAGATAGTGGTATTCCTGCTAACATTCACGATGTTCCTTATTTTAAGGAACAATTAGATACTATGAAAATGTTACCTTGTGGATATCATAGATATTACTATCGTCAACAAGAAATGTTGGCACATGGATTAGAAGAATATACTGATCCAAAAGTAGGAACACGTGGACAGCAAGTGAAACAAACAGAAGCAGAATTGTTTGAATTATACAAAGATCCTAACTTAGATCATAAACCAGAACAATTAGCAAAACGTGGAGGAGCACATTATAGTGATGCAGCATGTGAAACAATTGCATCAATCTATTCAAATGCCAATAGACACATTGTTGTGACAACAAGAAATAATGGAGCAGTGCCTGATTTACCAGCAGACTGTGCAGTAGAAGTTTCAGCATACATTGGAGCAACAGGAGCAAAAGCAATTGCGTTTGGAGAATTGCAACCAGCAGAAAAAGGATGGTTACAATGCATGAAAAACATGGAACACTGTGTAGAAGCAGCAGCAGTAACAGGAGATTATGGAATGGCATTACAGGCATTCATCTTAAATCCACAAATTCCATCAGGAGAAAAAGCAAAACAAGTATTAGATGAATTATTATTAGCACATAAGAAATACTTACCACAATTTGCAGAAAAGATTGCAGAATTAGAAGCAGCAGGAGTCACAATTAAAGATGATGTTGCTAGAGAATTAACTGAAAAAGGATTATAA